From one Leguminivora glycinivorella isolate SPB_JAAS2020 chromosome 5, LegGlyc_1.1, whole genome shotgun sequence genomic stretch:
- the LOC125226161 gene encoding vegetative cell wall protein gp1-like isoform X2, with amino-acid sequence MKTIVVCAIFVLELVSSFPFPEPAYYETYEPQEVQIPALAHSPDLYQQQLYIEQQDKIRRQNYENLLRNQDLNQRLANQILTRPNYNIQPVLNTVREPYLNSIPLQRAQYEAPLTQQYYPVQRQQSIRQYQPVQQEYQVATEAHAQAQAQVGNSQGASQPATNPYHYSPQKLAYHPRIQQVLASTPLKKRYLVIHPNGNIEHMDKIEHIVEQHPNYILVNAGSVTPPTKTAKPAQNLVVQAPVAPQAPGAPQTPMVPQAPGAPQTPLAPKAPVAPAAPQAPVAPQTPVAPLAPVPPSPPVQKTPLTPVTPISKTPAAPNGPTASNGPVVPTAPNTPPKTPVVPSPAAAPVAQAPNAPNTPVASAPNAPVASASNAPVAPSTTVQKTPVAHATAQSNTVPAPPASVPVNLAPTPVNPAPVSPGLTPVKPAPKLGPVDPAPAPNSPIAGPNDPASPSKPTSIQTGKVPGPKPTIQPTGPAQPPVLLNSTVPSPNKPLPPPVIQNGTVPGPKPTVLPPTGPTTEKPAVSAPTAQPPVSVTATAVYPATTPLAVTTEPTPTTPTPPETEATTPSPVTATATANATAEVTKPVPSTTEDSNQPCPSKVVPYIEPKNTKTDVDILQVNGAKPVVWFRTDDVNFWKKLSSGNEKFDVMYFFNVPREPRVTKETKTTIHADGTVVEELTQTIYDDEDSPPRVIKTTTVTKPDGTQSKT; translated from the exons ATGAAGACAATAGTCGTTTGCGCTATATTTGTTTTGGAGCTAGTCT CCTCTTTCCCATTCCCGGAGCCCGCGTACTATGAGACGTATGAGCCCCAAGAGGTACAAATACCAGCTCTAGCACACTCTCCCGACCTCTACCAGCAGCAGCTCTACATAGAGCAGCAAGATAAGATCCGCAGGCAGAACTATGAGAACTTGTTGAGGAACCAG GACCTGAACCAAAGATTGGCAAACCAAATCCTGACGCGGCCGAACTACAATATTCAACCTGTGTTGAACACCGTACGCGAGCCGTACCTCAACTCGATTCCTCTACAGCGCGCTCAGTATGAGGCGCCCTTAACGCAGCAATACTACCCAGTGCAGCGTCAACAATCTATTAG GCAATACCAGCCAGTGCAGCAGGAGTACCAAGTCGCGACGGAGGCTCACGCCCAGGCTCAGGCGCAGGTCGGGAACTCGCAGGGCGCGAGTCAGCCGGCTACCAACCCGTACCATTATTCGC CTCAAAAACTGGCCTACCACCCGAGGATCCAGCAAGTTCTCGCCTCCACACCGCTAAAGAAACGCTACTTAGTTATCCACCCCAACGGAAACATCGAGCACATGGACAAAATCGAACACATTGTCGAACAACACCCTAACTACATCCTAGTGAACGCTGGCAGCGTTACTCCGCCGACTAAGACTGCTAAACCAGCTCAGAATCTAGTGGTACAAGCACCAGTGGCCCCACAAGCCCCAGGGGCCCCACAAACCCCAATGGTCCCACAAGCCCCAGGGGCCCCACAAACCCCACTGGCCCCAAAAGCCCCAGTGGCCCCAGCGGCTCCACAAGCCCCAGTGGCCCCACAAACCCCAGTGGCCCCACTTGCCCCAGTGCCACCAAGTCCACCAGTACAAAAAACCCCATTGACACCAGTAACTCCAATTTCAAAAACCCCTGCAGCACCAAATGGCCCAACAGCATCAAATGGACCAGTTGTACCAACGGCGCCGAATACCCCACCAAAGACGCCGGTGGTCCCATCGCCAGCAGCAGCCCCTGTGGCACAAGCACCTAATGCACCAAATACCCCAGTTGCTTCAGCACCAA ATGCCCCAGTTGCTTCAGCATCAAATGCCCCAGTAGCTCCTTCCACTACAGTACAGAAGACCCCAGTCGCTCACGCCACTGCTCAATCAAACACTGTCCCTGCACCACCAGCCTCAGTGCCAGTTAACCTAGCACCAACCCCGGTTAACCCAGCGCCAGTTAGCCCAGGACTAACCCCAGTCAAACCAGCGCCTAAACTGGGACCAGTCGATCCCGCACCAGCACCAAATTCTCCAATAGCTGGACCTAATGACCCTGCTTCACCCTCAAAACCGACCTCTATTCAAACTGGCAAAGTCCCTGGTCCAAAACCGACTATTCAACCAACCGGACCAGCCCAACCACCTGTACTTTTAAACAGCACTGTTCCATCACCAAACAAACCTCTTCCACCACCTGTAATTCAAAACGGTACCGTCCCTGGACCTAAACCTACAGTTCTACCTCCAACCGGCCCGACCACAGAGAAGCCAGCAGTTTCCGCACCCACAGCGCAACCACCAGTGTCAGTAACAGCTACTGCTGTTTACCCTGCAACCACTCCTTTAGCTGTGACTACTGAACCAACCCCAACGACCCCAACACCACCTGAGACAGAAGCCACCACCCCTTCACCAGTGACAGCGACTGCCACAGCCAACGCTACTGCTGAAGTGACTAAGCCGGTACCCTCGACTACTGAAGATTCAAACCAACCTTGCCCCAGCAAAGTGGTTCCATACATCGAGCCGAAGAATACGAAGACCGATGTCG ACATTCTCCAAGTGAATGGCGCCAAACCCGTCGTCTGGTTCAGAACTGACGACGTGAACTTCTGGAAGAAGCTATCGAGCGGGAACGAAAAGTTTGATGTGATGTACTTCTTCAACGTGCCGCGCGAGCCGAGGGTCACCAAGGAAACGAAGACCACCATACATGCCGACGGCACGGTCGTGGAGGAACTCACTCAGACCATTTATGATGACGAGG ATTCACCACCAAGAGTCATCAAAACAACGACGGTCACCAAACCTGACGGCACCCAGTCAAAGACGTGA
- the LOC125226161 gene encoding proteoglycan 4-like isoform X1, with translation MKTIVVCAIFVLELVSSFPFPEPAYYETYEPQEVQIPALAHSPDLYQQQLYIEQQDKIRRQNYENLLRNQDLNQRLANQILTRPNYNIQPVLNTVREPYLNSIPLQRAQYEAPLTQQYYPVQRQQSIRQYQPVQQEYQVATEAHAQAQAQVGNSQGASQPATNPYHYSPQKLAYHPRIQQVLASTPLKKRYLVIHPNGNIEHMDKIEHIVEQHPNYILVNAGSVTPPTKTAKPAQNLVVQAPVAPQAPGAPQTPMVPQAPGAPQTPLAPKAPVAPAAPQAPVAPQTPVAPLAPVPPSPPVQKTPLTPVTPISKTPAAPNGPTASNGPVVPTAPNTPPKTPVVPSPAAAPVAQAPNAPNTPVASAPNGPVASAPNAPVASAPNAPVASASNAPVAPSTTVQKTPVAHATAQSNTVPAPPASVPVNLAPTPVNPAPVSPGLTPVKPAPKLGPVDPAPAPNSPIAGPNDPASPSKPTSIQTGKVPGPKPTIQPTGPAQPPVLLNSTVPSPNKPLPPPVIQNGTVPGPKPTVLPPTGPTTEKPAVSAPTAQPPVSVTATAVYPATTPLAVTTEPTPTTPTPPETEATTPSPVTATATANATAEVTKPVPSTTEDSNQPCPSKVVPYIEPKNTKTDVDILQVNGAKPVVWFRTDDVNFWKKLSSGNEKFDVMYFFNVPREPRVTKETKTTIHADGTVVEELTQTIYDDEDSPPRVIKTTTVTKPDGTQSKT, from the exons ATGAAGACAATAGTCGTTTGCGCTATATTTGTTTTGGAGCTAGTCT CCTCTTTCCCATTCCCGGAGCCCGCGTACTATGAGACGTATGAGCCCCAAGAGGTACAAATACCAGCTCTAGCACACTCTCCCGACCTCTACCAGCAGCAGCTCTACATAGAGCAGCAAGATAAGATCCGCAGGCAGAACTATGAGAACTTGTTGAGGAACCAG GACCTGAACCAAAGATTGGCAAACCAAATCCTGACGCGGCCGAACTACAATATTCAACCTGTGTTGAACACCGTACGCGAGCCGTACCTCAACTCGATTCCTCTACAGCGCGCTCAGTATGAGGCGCCCTTAACGCAGCAATACTACCCAGTGCAGCGTCAACAATCTATTAG GCAATACCAGCCAGTGCAGCAGGAGTACCAAGTCGCGACGGAGGCTCACGCCCAGGCTCAGGCGCAGGTCGGGAACTCGCAGGGCGCGAGTCAGCCGGCTACCAACCCGTACCATTATTCGC CTCAAAAACTGGCCTACCACCCGAGGATCCAGCAAGTTCTCGCCTCCACACCGCTAAAGAAACGCTACTTAGTTATCCACCCCAACGGAAACATCGAGCACATGGACAAAATCGAACACATTGTCGAACAACACCCTAACTACATCCTAGTGAACGCTGGCAGCGTTACTCCGCCGACTAAGACTGCTAAACCAGCTCAGAATCTAGTGGTACAAGCACCAGTGGCCCCACAAGCCCCAGGGGCCCCACAAACCCCAATGGTCCCACAAGCCCCAGGGGCCCCACAAACCCCACTGGCCCCAAAAGCCCCAGTGGCCCCAGCGGCTCCACAAGCCCCAGTGGCCCCACAAACCCCAGTGGCCCCACTTGCCCCAGTGCCACCAAGTCCACCAGTACAAAAAACCCCATTGACACCAGTAACTCCAATTTCAAAAACCCCTGCAGCACCAAATGGCCCAACAGCATCAAATGGACCAGTTGTACCAACGGCGCCGAATACCCCACCAAAGACGCCGGTGGTCCCATCGCCAGCAGCAGCCCCTGTGGCACAAGCACCTAATGCACCAAATACCCCAGTTGCTTCAGCACCAAATGGCCCAGTTGCTTCAGCACCAAATGCCCCAGTTGCTTCAGCACCAAATGCCCCAGTTGCTTCAGCATCAAATGCCCCAGTAGCTCCTTCCACTACAGTACAGAAGACCCCAGTCGCTCACGCCACTGCTCAATCAAACACTGTCCCTGCACCACCAGCCTCAGTGCCAGTTAACCTAGCACCAACCCCGGTTAACCCAGCGCCAGTTAGCCCAGGACTAACCCCAGTCAAACCAGCGCCTAAACTGGGACCAGTCGATCCCGCACCAGCACCAAATTCTCCAATAGCTGGACCTAATGACCCTGCTTCACCCTCAAAACCGACCTCTATTCAAACTGGCAAAGTCCCTGGTCCAAAACCGACTATTCAACCAACCGGACCAGCCCAACCACCTGTACTTTTAAACAGCACTGTTCCATCACCAAACAAACCTCTTCCACCACCTGTAATTCAAAACGGTACCGTCCCTGGACCTAAACCTACAGTTCTACCTCCAACCGGCCCGACCACAGAGAAGCCAGCAGTTTCCGCACCCACAGCGCAACCACCAGTGTCAGTAACAGCTACTGCTGTTTACCCTGCAACCACTCCTTTAGCTGTGACTACTGAACCAACCCCAACGACCCCAACACCACCTGAGACAGAAGCCACCACCCCTTCACCAGTGACAGCGACTGCCACAGCCAACGCTACTGCTGAAGTGACTAAGCCGGTACCCTCGACTACTGAAGATTCAAACCAACCTTGCCCCAGCAAAGTGGTTCCATACATCGAGCCGAAGAATACGAAGACCGATGTCG ACATTCTCCAAGTGAATGGCGCCAAACCCGTCGTCTGGTTCAGAACTGACGACGTGAACTTCTGGAAGAAGCTATCGAGCGGGAACGAAAAGTTTGATGTGATGTACTTCTTCAACGTGCCGCGCGAGCCGAGGGTCACCAAGGAAACGAAGACCACCATACATGCCGACGGCACGGTCGTGGAGGAACTCACTCAGACCATTTATGATGACGAGG ATTCACCACCAAGAGTCATCAAAACAACGACGGTCACCAAACCTGACGGCACCCAGTCAAAGACGTGA